The Erigeron canadensis isolate Cc75 chromosome 1, C_canadensis_v1, whole genome shotgun sequence genome segment GGAAGTCTGAATTCGTTGAATTGAAATCTGAATTCCAACCTTTATCATTTTTGGTTGAAAAAAAGAATGGAATTGAAATTGTAATCTTTCCATCAAATTCCTTAAATCATGGAATTCAAGATTCCATCACAAAATTGATGAAAAGTTTAACATTGCAATGGAATATTTGTAAGTTTACCAAAAGacccttaaataaataaaaatatattattgttacttaaatttatttatatttattacttttattatttatatatttatttatttattataagagTTCAATAAAGGTATTATTGTCATTTTTTATAGTTTGAATTCAGATTTCTTTAACTAAATTCCATTGAATTTTATCAACCAAACACATGACAagtttcaaaactttcaaattttaatttctttaaattctaattattttgatagattccaattctttaaaaaatattatatgaacCAAAAGCCCTTAAAAGTTATAGTTATAATATGCATATTTGTGGTAAATTTATAACCTAACTTTTCTTCTGTATGCTAGTCTTTTCTGTTTTTATAATAAAGAATTGTGATTTATTTGTATTTGAGTGTATTAAAATATCTATTCAAATTTCCGGCCATTGATTAAATACCTTGACTATATTTATGAGTGCGGGAAATGGAcataatcaataatatatagttttcttGATCAAGTTCCGTTATACTTGAACTTAAATTGAATACATCCTATAGTTGAGGTGTATTATGACTAATACGCGCGTGACATTTAAAAATGTATTAATTAACACATACAAATCATAATTACAGTTGAAACTTAATTAAGAAGTACAAAACTTGTGATGTACAAATTCTAAATCTTAATCATTACGTTAACTCTTTCAGGTGATCAAGTTCTGTttggacattttttttttccggctTCAAATAAGTTATGGGCTATTAATACACACAATGACGGTTTCGAAATTTCCATAATTTTTGTGAACCAAACAAACTTCGAGCTCATACATTTCAATgtttatatgaaattattaaAGATTCTATCAGCCAAATATGGACTATGGTTGTCAATATGAtatttcatatcatcatcaGCTAAGTTTTGGTATGATTTGTACACCACCTGTTTTTGACCGTACACCACTAAATATGATTTAAAGTGTTATACAGTACAATACTATATAGCATGTTTGGTGGTGTACGGTCAAAATctggtggtgtacagatcactTTCCTTGGTTAAACCTAATTGAGCAAATATACTGTATGATTTTCAAATTAGGTGCTATAACTACTTTAACCTTCAAGCAATTATATGTAAGTTTTCCAAGTTATAATATGGACTGATGATACAAAGGCTTAAAtcgtatatattaattttaacataAACCTAGCTAATCAACTCAACAATTAACATaagtataattttaaatttttttctatgATCTTCGTATTAATCTTTTCACGtgtcttgattttttttttttaaatatgtttccagttatatataatttactagTTTAGGCGTATGTATAATAGAAAATGTATAGCAATATGATAGATTTTATCATCTCTTATTTTTTGTCTTCATTTTTAATCTTGTCATGTGTCTTAAATTTATTATAAGACATGTTTTTAGACACTATTTTAAGGGTATGTATAAATCAAAATGAATTAGTGACACGATGAGAAACGGTAAACTACAAATGATGGATAAGTCACGCGTGCACAGAAGGGAGAAGAGATGTTACATGAATccgtatatataaatgtaagtGCAGTTGACTTCAGGATAGTCAAACTTTTGTTAATCTAAAATGTCAGACACTAATCTAAATTAGAAAGTCAAAcactaattttattaaaaagtcaAATCCCTCAataatttcattctttttttaattacaaaacTTCTATTATTGGTAGGATAAGTATGACGTAAGTAAACAATAAGTTCCACAAGAGGaagtaatttaatcaaattattgTAGCTACAATAATAGTGTTGTATAAGTTCCACCACATATATGATTTCTTATTTAACTTCCGCAATAATGACATGTATAGATATTTGTAAACTAATATACGATTATAACAAAGTTTagaaccactttttttttttttttttttgttttaatccTTATGAGTCACTTCAGAAGTACAAATGATACTCACAAAATAGACTCGGATGTTACAATCCTACCTCGAGCTACAACCCTGGTAATACTTTAAAGGAGTTACTCTCTTATGTATTGGAtgtgtataattatataaaagtccCTGTTTCAAATGTCTTTAATAAGATATGAACCTTTGATCACAAGATGAAACCCCTTTGAGAAAACACCCTAAATATGTAATACACAACACTATTTTAAATACAACTTTTACATTTCATGTAGCAATACATCATCATTATATTTTAACTCATTAATCAtttcgtttttatatataatctaatcatATGGCAGAACATaaagatatttattattttaataagttaaaatatttatacCTAAGACTATAAGAGCCTAATAGTTGTCATTTggattaaaaagaataaaaaatgattccacaaaatttaaatacatGTGGGCCGGCCCATGTACTTGTCAATTTGTCATACTCCACCACGGCTGGGTAAAATTTGTTTTGCCTAAATATGGTGACCCGACCCTTTTGGTTCAAATACCAATCATATTTCGgctatgaataaaaaaaattccacaattcttttattttaactgtTTAAGTTTTCAGATACTGTACATTTTTTAGTCACAAACTGACAAAAGTGCTTAAATTTAATAGAATAGCATTCAAATTAGACTGACTTCATTGAATATGTTAGcatatagacatatagtttAATACACCCCGCCGGTGTACATGAACCACATGATTATTTTTCACGTTATAAATTCTTCAAAACGTAAAACTTTTTAGAAAACGAGACAGGTAAAAGTGGAAAATGAACCAGGTTTAAATGTTTTAAGAAGCTGGTGGTATTCAATCTTTAATCCGATACTAAATAAGATGAACAAATAAATACTTCAAATAAAGAACCCACGATTAATAATGCAGTAGGAATGTGTGGGCTTGTTAAGTCCAATTAGTGCAAGTGTGGGAACACCCAAAATGAAATAGAGATGGCCTCATCAGCTCTCATTTAGAAAACATAAGGTCACACTAtgaatgaaatataaaaaaaaaaaaaaaaaaatcacatgaaATAACATGCTCGACTTTATTAGTGAAACAATTATTATATCATTTAATACATCAAGTATATAATGTCATATATCTAATGGCAACACAATATTACTTGTACATGATGATATCAAAGTCCTAATCGTAAGTCCAAAGCCACATTTGAACACCTTGAATGATCTTCTCGTAGAGGTGTAGGAACATTCACATCGAGCATATATGTAGAATCGGGATTAAAATGACCATGCGATGTTATAGACGACGGTACTCCTGCATCGTCTTCTTTCTCCAAATGGCACCTCTTGTGCCCACCCAGTGCCTGTCCACTTGAAAACACTTTTAAGCAAATATTGCACTTATGTTCACTGCTGCAACCTACATTCATCATCATCGGCATATTACTGTTTGCCCCTCCTTCGGAAATTTTATCATAATGACCCTTCATCTCTTGTTCATCCACATCCTCGCCCCCTTCATTTCTCGTTATTGCAAAACAGCCCTTTACATTCTTGTGACTTGCCCTGTGTCCACCCAATGCCTGGTGTGACCCAAACACCTTGTTGCAACTTGTACACTCAAATAACCCCTGAAGCCCACCGCCCAAATACTGTTCTTCATTATCCCCCATTTGGGTTGGCCCCTTGGCCAACATCAACAAGCATGACGCCACATAGCGGTCTTCTTTGGTAGTTGCATATTTCGGGCCAACATGATCAGCAGCCATGAGCAATGCAGGCCCATTGTATGAATCAGACGGCGGATTAATCCCACGCCACGACCTTTCTGGATGACAACGCATGTGTCCAAACAGGGCTTTCCATGACCAAAACGTCTTCCCACATTCACTACACGGTTGGGTAATTTTGGGAGCACTGGGGTCTGGTTTCTTTGGATAATACCTGGGCTTACTTGTTGAATGACCACCAACATCGGCCTTCATTTTCTCGACCCTCGTCATCTTCGTTCGTTTCTTTCGAGGGTTCTGCTGTTGGGGGATGATTGCATTGATCGGACGGGCGTTTTCATCAGCATAGTGTTGGAAAATCTCGTGGGAATCCGGAGAAAAAGAACAGAGTTGCAAATTTAGTGAAGTATTGCTACTCATCACCACGTCTTCATCCATTTTTTCGTCAGAAACCGATTTATgaaaaaatacacacacacgGAATGAAAGACcgagaaaagaaagaagaaaaaaaagggaagaaaTGGGCAAATGTGGGTTCTTATGGTAGTGGGGGGCGGTTACACACAGtaaatgtgtgtgtatgtgaGAAAGGCAGTTATTTTTCAGTTATGCGACGTTTTGGATGGATTTGGCTTAATCCAAGACTAATACTACTATTTTAATATACTAGTTAAATCCAGAGCAGTGTACAATACTTACTTCATAAGGTACAACATGTAACAGCATTCCTTTATTAAAGTAGAGAGAACGGATTTAACAGAGTGATAATACTGCTCCTAACTATTCGGAGTATGTTCTTTTATCAGTTTTATAGTTGCAATGACCCCCTTATAATTCAGATTTATTATGTTTAACTCCCTAACATATTGATCAATCAAGGAAGATTCAACTAGAttggaaattaaaaaaaaaaaaaaaaatacaaattataaatgaaaaaaaaaatgaaaagacgGTAACTATTAACAATTGCATCTGACTTATTTTCAGCTACAGAAACAGAAGTTTAACGACATAATCGGTCAAGTTAAACGGGCGCAGGAAGAGCTAACCAGAATTATACAATGGATTAAGATTGGGAAGATTATAAACTCGGGGTTCAGTTAGTTGACCGTATTGTTTGACTTCATCGACTAGTTGGAAATTTATCCAGCATATCCATATGTTTTGCCCGCTGCACCTCTTTTGCTGCAGGCAAGTTCAAAACAGATAATGTTAGTTCATTTCTAGTCTGAATGTTGAAAATATGCATAATTCACAAATATGATGTGCTGGATATAGCTTTGCAGAAATTACCCAGAAACCCAGTTCAGCAGAAAACTAGTAAAAGAGAGTACATTTATAGAAGATATTATAACTAGAAAAAAAGTGTGAAGAGAATAAGTGGATTCAGAAATTCTGATTACATGTGtcgagtttgaatttttttttggcAATATCACAGATGGCTGCCCTGTGGATGTAATTATGTATACCTTCTCTATTACTAGATTAAGACAAATAGTTGAGGGTCCTActtgataattttttattttgaattgtCGTTCCTTAGAACGTTCCACCTATAAGCAAAGGAAAGAACCTTGTCTACTTCTCATGCTTCTAGCACTAAAGCATATACTACTGCTACTTGTTCATTTCCAGTATTGACCAACAGGCTCAGCTTACATCACAGGAATCAAGCAAACCAGCCTATCCTCTGTATGGGCTTTTTCGATGGTTGGAACATAGTCATCACATGTTATGAGAAGACAACCCATGTTCATATTGATACCTGTTTGATTTTTCCCAACTGATGCTACCTTCGAGGCAAATTCTTTTTTCGCATTTAGATTGATGATTTTCTACGTTTGGTGTATATGTCCTAAGAATAACATACTACATTCTGCATCTGTGATGCCCCTATGGATTCTATAAGCTGATGCTACCCCATATCCATATATACTTGGTATGCTCATCTACTTATACAAGGCTACTGGCTACAGGGTTATAAGGCATATCAACTTTCTGCCGACAGGGTTGCAGAGGCTATCTTAGTCACAGAAAGTCGCAATATCTCTAAAATGGGAGAAACCTCGTATCTTAGTTCAATTAAGGGCAGTTTTAGGTAGTGTAAGCTGTGAAGCTTAACCTGATGTATCTCCCACTCGAATGATATTGAGTATTGCAGGCAAAGGATTCCCTCGCATGTATGGTATCAAGAAGATGACAAAGGATCGAAATGTGAAATCTTAAGAAAAACTGATTTCTTTTCCTTGAAATTAGTTACATTTAATAGTATATTTGTTATACGAAGAATAATCTAACCTTGTTATTACTCTTCAAGTATGGGTGACTtcatgaaatcaatcaaaatgtTACTGCTCAAAAGAGTCCAAACGTCTAGCCTAGTCTAATAATTATGAATACCACTAACCAATTACCGAAAGATGAAAAAGAAACTATATCTTCCAGTATGGATGACTTAGTTCATGTTTCCCCTAATACAAGCCATTGAGATCTGCCGCAGATCTTGATTTATATTGAAGGGTGTGTGCAGTCTAGTTGAAGTCACAGAAAGGACATGAGATATTCAGATTCCAGTCATGCAAGTTGCCCATACAAGATGGACTAGGGAGATATATGATTTAAAACATTGCATTCCTGATATCTTAAGACAGAAACGTATAAAGCAAGCTACTGTTTCTCTACCACAGAACGGTATGACACACTTGACAGTTGACTACTTATCTGTTATCTAAACTGGTTACTTGGTTAGTTGGGTATAAGAGGCGGTACACACGTTAGGTAGTTGCCAATTTAGCTTGATGGTAATACATTGCAATAATGAAGTAATATAACAGACTAGCATATTATATCAGCACTGACCATCACTTGTTTTGGTAGTTTGGTAGTCCATCCTTCTAACAGTCTCCCAGTTGTGCATTGAAGACTCCAAACATCTTGACTTGACTCTTGTTTATAGCTTAGATTGGTACCCTTGAGGAGACATTATGCAGGGCCCATACTACTCCAGTTGTGCTCTTTTTTAAGAAGTAGtgctatatatatagtattatgCAGGGCCCATACAACTCCAGTTGTGCTCTTTTTTAAGAAGTagtgctatatatatatgtactctAATTAACTTTCTATTATTTAACAATCGAGTACAATGGCCCCTTATTTACACTCTAGATTTTCACTTAATCATTGATATTAACATGTTTCCCCTACATCAAATTCCATACTTTACAATCACACAATCAATCAATAAGATTCTATGAGGTCATTCTGCTTAAGACCTCACTTACGCTAAACATATGTATTAATGCCTTCAATAGGAGATTCACCTAAAAcatattttgaattaatttcCTAAATCTAGAACACATCCTTCTATTAATCAATCACAACTCTTGAGTGCATAGCGGTCAACAATAGCATTCGAGTCACAGTTCACTAAAAGATATTATAAACGTCGCATCAGAAAGTTCTGTCTCTCACCTAAACTATcaaatttgaaacaaaaagGAATGTCAGTATATACTTTGTTCAATATTAATATTACCTTCATCTACAGAGAGCTTGATTGCTCTTTTCTCTAATTCAACTGCAACTTTGCTAAGGCCAACCGAGGAGAGAGATCGGAGCACTGACAAACCAGGAAAATAAAACATGTCAGAATATAACAGGACtttataacaaaaatcaaaagggaAAACATAACATAAGTAAATGGAAGCACATACTCTGGCAATATTCATCTTGATTAGAAAGATCCAAGACCTTTAACAAATTCTGCAATCGAATTTTTCGCTCTTCCCAAAGGTGAATGCCTAATCCCTTTGAATTGTCCACTTGAAGACGAATAGAATCCGCTACATGTGAGGTGATATTGGACTTTCCAGAATCAAGTGTGGCTAAAGGAACTGTAGATAACATGCCTCCACAAGTCTTTGGCTCTGAAATATCGTTGCGAATACATAACATAGTAGAATCGTTCACTGAATTTTGCCCATTATTCTTCCCATCATTTTCATGTAGTCGGCTAGGTTGATCATTTGCTTTATCAGTGGCGCTGTTTTTATGTTGTTCTGGTTCTGTCTTCCTGCGTACATAGACAAGAGGCCCGCTACTGGTGGAAGACGATTGTTGGCAAGTAGACGTCATTGTAGACTCTGGTTGGGGTCTTTTGATGCcagaaaccttaacatcaggtCCATTTTCTTTCGAAAGAGAGCCTCCATCTAATTTTGGAACCTCATTTTGTAGATCTCTCAAAGATGTCTTGTTATCATGTTTGGTAAAGCTGGTTTCTGAATTTGCCAGAACGTATTCGCTAAACTTGGAATCTGTTTGTTGAACCATTCAGAGTGATTTAACCTGTCAACAAAGAATTAACTCATGAGATGCAATTATAGGTCATTTATTCAAAAAATCCGAGACTAAACAAAGATCGTTGTTATGGATTTTACACATCAGCTTCAAACATCTATTTGGAAATCATTTTCCCTTATTCCATTACAACACTGTCATCTCGGAGTTACTTGTTAGATTACTCACTTACGCTAATTCAAAATGGCTAGAAGAGAAGAGAATTGTGCTATCTCGAGAAATATTAAGCCCACAGAAAATGCAAcggatttttgaaattttgcaTCATAACCTTAACATACACACTATCGAGTGAGCGACTACACCTGATACAGGATCTGATGGTAAATGCTGAATTAAGTCTCTAACTCTCTATGTTTTCTCCAAGTTATTAAAAAACTTAACCATCCTAACTAAAGTGTGAAAATCTGTAGTGTATGCTTTCGACATTGCCAAACACGAGTACACAACAATCTAATCGATATGCCgtgttggcccattgttaggaACTAAACGGTCTTACACATATAAGGTCCAAAATTGATCATCAACACACAAGTGAGTTGATGAGATTAGTTGATCTGATAGATATAATTTGGATATGTTGCTTCATTTTCCACTACCGAAATTAACCGTCTCCACACTAGCCTAGTGGCAAGGTGGAAACTGGGGTTCCCGACCTCACCGGTGGGTTGGGATGGGAAGGGAAATTAGTCTAGGAAACGGGCACCGATTAGGTCAATTAAATCAGAACCAAATGCTCAATATAGTATTTCACTTAAACAATTAGGGCTAGTAGATCTACTTAGGCATGGAATACAAAAAATCTTcagaaaaaaataacaaaaacttacAGGGGTTTCCTATATATCTACTTACTCCTCTATATATAAACAGTAATTAATTAGggaatatctatatatatatatatatatatatatattatttgtatatatatggggCTGGCTGATGATAggaacaaaattaattaatagtcTAGGAattgcagcagcagcagcataTAATACCAAATTTAACACATGAATGGAATTTACTGAATTGAAGTAGATAAACGCagtaaataataatgataatattcagttaaaaaaaaaaaagggaagaaataaagaaagaattACCGTAacctagagagagagagagagagagaataagAATTTTGGTTGGGGATGTGTCAGAGATTGTGAAACTAATAATCTGCTTGGAGATGAAGTAAACTTCGAAGCTGTGTGTGTTTGTTCGTTGTTAGTTTCCCGttacaatttatataaacattaccGGTTTacacattatttatttattttattttgattattactaaatttatttatttttttaacgaaactattattattaaataattgattactagtatttttattgatattaacTGATACGGTTAACAGGAAATTAGCAAGAGTTAGACTGATCGTTGGTTAGTGATTCGAACCCTAGCAGCAACATCCAAACGGACAATATGCTAGCAGTTGGAACCGAAGCCACCCCTCTCCTGGGTTCTagagaaaaaaatttcttatacaattttttaaatgtaCATATCGAAACCTGAACCAATTCTTCGTAGAGAAGAGTTGGCCACCAGCTGCCACTTTCTAAGAGCAacctgggttcgaatcttgccgg includes the following:
- the LOC122585943 gene encoding zinc finger protein ZAT3-like, with the protein product MDEDVVMSSNTSLNLQLCSFSPDSHEIFQHYADENARPINAIIPQQQNPRKKRTKMTRVEKMKADVGGHSTSKPRYYPKKPDPSAPKITQPCSECGKTFWSWKALFGHMRCHPERSWRGINPPSDSYNGPALLMAADHVGPKYATTKEDRYVASCLLMLAKGPTQMGDNEEQYLGGGLQGLFECTSCNKVFGSHQALGGHRASHKNVKGCFAITRNEGGEDVDEQEMKGHYDKISEGGANSNMPMMMNVGCSSEHKCNICLKVFSSGQALGGHKRCHLEKEDDAGVPSSITSHGHFNPDSTYMLDVNVPTPLREDHSRCSNVALDLRLGL
- the LOC122584899 gene encoding uncharacterized protein LOC122584899, producing MVQQTDSKFSEYVLANSETSFTKHDNKTSLRDLQNEVPKLDGGSLSKENGPDVKVSGIKRPQPESTMTSTCQQSSSTSSGPLVYVRRKTEPEQHKNSATDKANDQPSRLHENDGKNNGQNSVNDSTMLCIRNDISEPKTCGGMLSTVPLATLDSGKSNITSHVADSIRLQVDNSKGLGIHLWEERKIRLQNLLKVLDLSNQDEYCQMLRSLSSVGLSKVAVELEKRAIKLSVDEAKEVQRAKHMDMLDKFPTSR